A single region of the Bacillus cereus genome encodes:
- the atpB gene encoding F0F1 ATP synthase subunit A — protein sequence MEHGKLVEFLGLTFDLSSVMMVTVAAVIVFLIAVIGTRSLALRPTGMQNFMEWVFDFVKGIINSTMDWKTGGRFLTLGVTLIMFIIVSNFLGLPFMYSTVEAGEHIAWWRSPTSDPAVTLTLAVMVVTLTHYYGIKMKGTKEYVKGYFQPMKFLFPLKVIEEFANTLTLGLRLFGNIYAGEILLGLLAKLGGASFLGALGALVPMLAWMGFSVFVGSIQSFIFVMLTMVYMAHKVSHDH from the coding sequence GTGGAACACGGTAAATTAGTTGAATTTCTAGGTTTAACGTTCGATTTGTCATCAGTTATGATGGTTACTGTAGCAGCAGTTATTGTTTTCTTAATCGCTGTTATCGGAACTCGCAGTTTAGCCCTTCGCCCAACCGGGATGCAAAATTTCATGGAATGGGTGTTTGACTTCGTGAAAGGGATTATCAATAGTACGATGGACTGGAAAACAGGTGGACGTTTCTTAACGCTTGGCGTTACGCTTATCATGTTTATCATCGTATCGAACTTCCTTGGTTTACCATTCATGTATTCAACAGTTGAGGCTGGCGAACATATTGCATGGTGGAGATCACCAACGTCTGATCCAGCAGTTACATTAACATTAGCCGTGATGGTAGTTACCCTCACCCATTATTATGGAATTAAGATGAAGGGTACGAAAGAATATGTTAAAGGTTATTTCCAACCAATGAAATTCTTATTCCCATTAAAGGTTATTGAGGAGTTTGCTAACACATTAACGTTAGGTCTTCGTTTATTCGGTAACATTTATGCAGGTGAGATCTTATTAGGATTACTTGCTAAGTTAGGCGGGGCATCATTCCTTGGAGCATTAGGTGCGCTTGTACCAATGTTAGCATGGATGGGATTCAGCGTATTCGTTGGATCAATCCAGTCATTTATTTTCGTTATGTTAACGATGGTTTATATGGCTCATAAAGTAAGCCATGACCATTAA
- a CDS encoding ATP synthase subunit I, producing MIDVHGLVQRQKKYMYYLLALLVLGWGFTSYKDVFLGLIIGTIFSFLSLRIIARRTDKLLDRVTNGENVKFKATAVSTYSRFATIGLLILFAAKYQELIAMWGLGVGLLTGYLVMIIDFLYLEYKSREER from the coding sequence ATGATAGACGTACATGGACTTGTCCAAAGACAAAAGAAATATATGTACTACTTGCTTGCGCTTCTAGTGCTAGGATGGGGATTTACCTCTTACAAGGATGTATTTCTTGGACTGATTATCGGAACGATTTTCAGTTTTCTTAGTTTGCGCATCATTGCACGTAGAACAGACAAGCTATTAGATCGCGTAACAAATGGAGAAAACGTGAAGTTTAAGGCGACAGCGGTAAGTACATATTCAAGATTTGCCACGATTGGGTTATTAATTTTATTTGCAGCCAAATATCAAGAGCTAATTGCGATGTGGGGCCTAGGTGTAGGATTGCTGACAGGATACCTTGTCATGATCATAGATTTTCTTTATTTAGAGTATAAGAGCAGGGAAGAGAGGTGA
- the atpA gene encoding F0F1 ATP synthase subunit alpha — protein sequence MSIRAEEISALIKQQIENYQSEIEVSDVGTVIQVGDGIARAHGLDNVMAGELVEFSNGVMGLAQNLEENNVGIIILGPYTEIREGDEVRRTGRIMQVPVGKELIGRVVNPLGQPVDGLGPINTTNTRPIESPAPGVMDRKSVHEPLQTGIKAIDALVPIGRGQRELIIGDRQTGKTAVALDTIINQKDEDMICIYVAIGQKESTVRNVVETLRKHGALDYTIVVTASASQPAPLLYLAAYAGVTMGEEFMYNGKHVLVVYDDLSKQAAAYRELSLLLRRPPGREAYPGDVFYLHSRLLERAAKLSDARGGGSLTALPFIETQAGDVSAYIPTNVISITDGQIFLQSDLFFSGVRPAIDAGTSVSRVGGSAQIKAMSKVSGTLRLDLASYRELEAFAQFGSDLDKATQAKLNRGARTVEVLKQGLHKPLRVEKQVIILYALTRGFLDDIPVVDITRFEEEFHAWLDSNATDLLEEIRTTKKLADDDKFAAAINGFKKVFVASE from the coding sequence ATGAGCATCAGAGCTGAAGAAATTAGCGCACTGATAAAGCAACAAATCGAGAACTATCAGTCTGAAATCGAAGTTAGTGATGTTGGTACAGTTATCCAAGTTGGTGACGGTATCGCGCGTGCTCATGGTCTTGATAACGTTATGGCTGGTGAACTTGTAGAGTTCTCTAACGGCGTTATGGGGCTAGCACAAAACTTAGAAGAAAACAACGTAGGTATCATTATTTTAGGACCTTACACAGAAATCCGTGAAGGTGACGAAGTTCGTCGTACTGGTCGCATCATGCAAGTACCAGTAGGAAAAGAACTAATCGGTCGTGTTGTAAACCCATTAGGTCAACCAGTTGATGGTTTAGGCCCAATCAATACAACAAATACTCGTCCAATCGAAAGTCCAGCACCAGGTGTAATGGATCGTAAATCTGTTCATGAGCCACTTCAAACAGGTATTAAAGCGATCGATGCTCTTGTACCAATTGGCCGTGGTCAACGTGAGTTAATCATTGGTGACCGCCAAACAGGTAAAACAGCAGTTGCACTTGATACAATCATTAACCAAAAAGATGAAGATATGATTTGTATCTATGTAGCTATCGGACAAAAAGAATCAACTGTACGTAACGTAGTAGAAACACTACGTAAGCACGGTGCATTAGATTACACAATCGTTGTAACTGCATCAGCTTCTCAACCAGCTCCATTATTATACTTAGCTGCTTATGCTGGTGTAACAATGGGTGAAGAGTTTATGTACAATGGTAAACACGTATTAGTAGTATATGATGACTTATCAAAACAAGCAGCGGCTTACCGTGAGCTTTCATTACTATTACGTCGTCCTCCAGGTCGTGAAGCATATCCAGGGGATGTATTCTACCTACATTCTCGCTTATTAGAGCGTGCAGCAAAATTAAGTGATGCAAGAGGCGGCGGTTCTTTAACTGCACTACCTTTCATCGAAACACAAGCAGGGGACGTATCAGCTTACATCCCAACAAACGTAATCTCGATTACGGATGGACAAATCTTCTTACAATCTGACCTATTCTTCTCTGGCGTACGTCCAGCGATCGATGCGGGTACTTCTGTATCTCGTGTAGGTGGATCTGCTCAGATTAAAGCAATGAGTAAAGTATCAGGTACACTTCGTCTTGACCTTGCATCTTACCGTGAGTTAGAAGCGTTCGCTCAGTTCGGTTCTGACCTTGATAAAGCAACACAAGCGAAACTAAACCGTGGTGCTCGTACAGTTGAGGTATTAAAACAAGGATTACACAAACCGTTACGTGTAGAGAAACAAGTTATCATTCTTTACGCTTTAACACGTGGATTCCTAGATGATATCCCAGTAGTAGATATCACTCGTTTCGAAGAAGAATTCCATGCTTGGTTAGATTCAAATGCGACTGACTTATTAGAAGAAATCCGCACAACTAAGAAACTTGCGGATGACGACAAATTTGCAGCAGCAATTAACGGATTTAAAAAAGTATTCGTAGCTTCTGAATAA
- a CDS encoding DUF4024 domain-containing protein: MVGLSVTKMHLFRDENVNFLFCIEFMQKNELLLTHRE; the protein is encoded by the coding sequence ATGGTAGGGCTTTCAGTGACAAAAATGCATCTATTCCGTGACGAAAATGTAAACTTTTTATTTTGTATAGAATTTATGCAGAAAAATGAGTTATTATTAACACATCGTGAATGA
- a CDS encoding AtpZ/AtpI family protein: protein MQKNDRSHIKAYALMSGILAQLVGSILIGIFGGQWIDNKVGTFPLFLIIGLLLGLGTGIYAMIRLIRHYYSGEQ, encoded by the coding sequence TTGCAAAAAAACGATCGCAGCCATATAAAAGCATATGCTTTAATGTCAGGAATTCTTGCTCAGTTAGTCGGTTCTATTCTTATTGGAATCTTTGGTGGGCAATGGATTGATAATAAGGTTGGAACGTTTCCATTGTTTCTTATTATAGGGTTATTACTCGGTTTAGGAACAGGGATATACGCAATGATTCGACTCATTCGACATTACTATTCGGGAGAGCAATGA
- the atpF gene encoding F0F1 ATP synthase subunit B: protein MPTLLLGAAIPFGTIAYTLFIFLLLLVMLRKFAWGPLMGIMKEREEHVTSEIDAAERSNAEAKKLVEEQREMLKQSRVEAQELIERAKKQAVDQKDVIVAAAKEEAESIKASAVQEIQREKEQAIAALQEQVASLSVQIASKVIEKELKEEDQVKLIRDYIKEVGEAR, encoded by the coding sequence GTGCCAACTTTATTATTAGGGGCTGCCATTCCATTTGGAACGATTGCTTATACATTGTTCATTTTCTTACTTCTATTAGTAATGCTACGCAAATTTGCGTGGGGTCCTTTAATGGGAATTATGAAAGAACGTGAAGAGCATGTTACTAGTGAAATCGACGCTGCAGAAAGAAGTAACGCTGAAGCGAAGAAATTAGTAGAAGAACAACGTGAAATGTTAAAACAATCGCGTGTTGAAGCACAAGAGTTAATCGAAAGAGCGAAAAAACAAGCTGTAGATCAAAAAGATGTGATTGTTGCTGCTGCGAAAGAAGAAGCAGAATCAATTAAAGCATCTGCTGTACAAGAAATTCAACGCGAAAAAGAGCAAGCGATTGCTGCTTTACAAGAACAAGTCGCTTCTTTATCTGTTCAAATTGCTTCTAAAGTAATTGAAAAAGAGTTAAAAGAAGAAGATCAAGTGAAGTTAATTCGCGATTATATTAAAGAAGTAGGAGAAGCGCGATGA
- a CDS encoding DUF975 family protein, producing MIGEMKQETLHSLKGKWGLGVGSTILYHIISYVVSMAVMLILLIPGVIIFLLVTISTGSIEEGAMSIGASVTFGIFYCLMIILGSAAYGITSYGYTNVFLQISKREDARVDYLFEGFRGFKRMMKTMWAMLALLLYTGTWVPMLGMIVFGILGFLDENANPSFIIAFFVLLAISIIVIAVLYFSYSMTYYVMVEKPEYSVSQAMKESKNLMKGHKLDLFLLWLSFIGWAILAIFTLGIGFLWLSPYVGTTTAHFYRYIAKGELQ from the coding sequence ATGATCGGTGAAATGAAGCAAGAAACATTACATTCCTTGAAGGGGAAATGGGGCTTAGGTGTTGGATCGACGATTTTATATCATATTATAAGTTACGTCGTTTCAATGGCTGTAATGCTTATACTATTAATTCCAGGAGTTATAATATTTCTTTTAGTGACTATTTCAACTGGTTCAATTGAAGAAGGAGCGATGTCAATTGGAGCTAGTGTTACGTTTGGGATTTTTTATTGCCTTATGATAATTTTAGGTTCTGCAGCTTATGGTATTACTTCATACGGTTATACGAATGTGTTTCTACAAATAAGTAAACGAGAAGATGCTAGAGTAGATTATTTATTTGAAGGATTTCGTGGTTTTAAAAGAATGATGAAAACAATGTGGGCTATGCTTGCACTTTTGTTATATACAGGTACGTGGGTTCCGATGCTTGGAATGATTGTATTTGGGATATTAGGCTTTTTGGATGAGAATGCCAACCCATCTTTCATAATCGCTTTCTTTGTTTTACTAGCTATTTCGATCATTGTAATCGCTGTTCTGTATTTTTCATATTCGATGACGTATTATGTGATGGTTGAAAAACCAGAATATAGCGTTTCGCAGGCGATGAAAGAAAGTAAGAACCTTATGAAGGGGCATAAACTAGATTTATTTCTTTTATGGCTTAGCTTCATAGGATGGGCTATCTTAGCGATTTTTACTCTTGGAATAGGATTTCTTTGGCTTAGTCCATATGTAGGTACAACGACAGCGCATTTTTATCGCTATATTGCAAAAGGTGAATTGCAGTAG
- the atpD gene encoding F0F1 ATP synthase subunit beta — protein MNKGRVTQIMGPVVDVKFDGGKLPEIYNALTVKQSNENGANINLTFEVALHLGDDTVRTVAMSSTDGLVRGTEVEDTGKAISVPVGDATLGRVFNVLGDAIDLDGELPADVHRDPIHRQAPAFEELSTKVEILETGIKVVDLLAPYIKGGKIGLFGGAGVGKTVLIQELINNIAQEHGGISVFAGVGERTREGNDLYHEMSDSGVIKKTAMVFGQMNEPPGARQRVALTGLTMAEHFRDEQGQDVLLFIDNIFRFTQAGSEVSALLGRMPSAVGYQPTLATEMGQLQERITSTNKGSITSIQAVYVPADDYTDPAPATTFAHLDATTNLERRLTQMGIYPAVDPLASTSRALSPEIVGEEHYEVARQVQQTLQRYKELQDIIAILGMDELSEEDKLVVHRARRIQFFLSQNFHVAEQFTGQKGSYVPVKNTVSGFKEILEGKYDDLPEDAFRLVGSIEEVIENAKKMMA, from the coding sequence ATGAATAAAGGGCGCGTTACGCAAATCATGGGTCCGGTTGTAGACGTTAAGTTTGATGGCGGAAAGCTACCAGAAATCTACAACGCCCTTACGGTAAAACAAAGCAACGAAAACGGAGCAAACATTAACTTAACATTTGAAGTTGCACTTCATTTAGGTGATGACACAGTTCGTACAGTTGCAATGTCTTCCACAGATGGACTTGTTCGTGGCACAGAAGTAGAAGATACTGGTAAAGCAATCTCTGTACCAGTTGGTGATGCAACACTTGGTCGTGTATTTAACGTATTAGGTGATGCAATTGACTTAGATGGTGAACTTCCTGCGGATGTACACCGTGATCCAATTCACCGCCAAGCACCTGCATTCGAAGAATTATCTACTAAAGTAGAAATTCTTGAAACTGGTATTAAAGTAGTAGACTTACTTGCTCCTTACATTAAGGGTGGTAAGATCGGTCTATTCGGTGGTGCCGGTGTAGGTAAAACGGTATTAATTCAGGAATTAATCAATAACATCGCACAAGAACACGGTGGTATCTCTGTATTCGCTGGTGTAGGTGAGCGTACTCGTGAGGGTAATGACTTATACCATGAAATGAGCGATTCTGGCGTAATCAAGAAAACTGCGATGGTATTCGGACAAATGAATGAGCCACCTGGAGCACGTCAACGTGTTGCATTAACAGGTTTAACAATGGCTGAGCATTTCCGTGATGAGCAAGGACAAGACGTACTATTGTTCATCGATAACATCTTCCGTTTCACGCAAGCAGGTTCTGAAGTATCTGCCCTTCTTGGTCGTATGCCATCTGCGGTAGGTTACCAACCAACACTTGCAACAGAAATGGGTCAATTACAAGAGCGTATTACATCTACAAATAAAGGATCTATCACGTCTATCCAAGCGGTATATGTACCAGCCGATGACTATACGGATCCAGCACCAGCTACAACGTTCGCTCACTTAGATGCAACAACAAACTTAGAGCGTCGTTTAACACAAATGGGTATTTACCCAGCCGTAGATCCATTAGCATCTACATCTCGTGCACTTTCTCCAGAAATCGTAGGAGAAGAGCATTATGAAGTAGCTCGTCAAGTACAGCAAACTTTACAGCGTTATAAAGAGCTTCAAGATATCATCGCTATCTTAGGTATGGATGAGTTATCTGAAGAAGATAAGTTAGTTGTACATCGTGCTCGTCGTATTCAATTCTTCTTATCTCAAAACTTCCACGTAGCTGAGCAGTTTACAGGTCAAAAAGGTTCTTATGTACCTGTAAAAAATACAGTTAGTGGCTTCAAAGAAATTCTAGAAGGAAAATATGATGACCTTCCAGAAGATGCATTCCGCTTAGTAGGTAGCATTGAAGAAGTTATTGAAAACGCGAAGAAAATGATGGCGTAA
- the atpH gene encoding F0F1 ATP synthase subunit delta, with protein MSNGIVAKRYAVALFKIAKEKHVLEMFEEELRLVQNVYVKNGELHSFLTQPNISKEQKKTFLANVFGSVSESILNTLYILIDNKRIEILPEIADEYVVLANEERNVADATVYSTRLLSEEEKLNVAEAFAKRTGKDAIRVKNVVDEDLLGGIKVRIGNRIYDGSLQGKLARIQRELMKNR; from the coding sequence ATGAGCAATGGGATTGTAGCAAAACGTTATGCTGTCGCTCTTTTTAAAATTGCAAAAGAAAAACACGTATTAGAAATGTTTGAAGAGGAATTACGCCTTGTACAAAACGTTTATGTAAAGAACGGAGAACTACATAGCTTTTTAACGCAACCGAACATTTCAAAAGAGCAGAAGAAAACGTTTCTTGCAAACGTATTCGGATCTGTTTCTGAATCTATTTTAAATACGTTATATATTTTAATTGATAACAAGCGTATTGAAATCTTACCTGAAATTGCGGATGAATATGTTGTTCTTGCTAATGAAGAACGTAACGTAGCGGATGCAACTGTGTATTCTACTCGTCTTCTATCTGAAGAAGAGAAGCTTAACGTTGCAGAAGCATTTGCAAAGAGAACGGGAAAAGATGCAATTCGCGTGAAAAATGTTGTAGATGAAGATTTACTAGGCGGCATTAAAGTACGTATTGGAAATCGCATTTATGATGGAAGTTTACAAGGAAAATTAGCACGTATTCAACGTGAATTAATGAAGAATAGATAG
- the atpG gene encoding F0F1 ATP synthase subunit gamma — MASLRDIKAKITSTKKTSQITKAMEMVSASKLNRAEQNAKSFVPYMEKIQEVVASIAQGSKGINHPMLNARPVKRTGYIVITSDRGLAGGYNSNVLRTVSNVVRERHNMDSNQYSIIVLGRLGRDYLKRRGFNIIDEVVGLSDHPSFTDIKDLASRAIAMFADGAYDELYIYYNHYVSKISQEVTENKILPLTDVASDKPTTAYEFEPSEEEILKVLLPQYAESLVYGALLDGKASEHAARMTAMKSATDNAMEVIDSLTLSFNRARQAAITQEITEIVGGAAALE, encoded by the coding sequence GTGGCATCTTTACGCGATATAAAAGCGAAGATTACCTCGACAAAGAAAACGAGCCAAATTACGAAAGCGATGGAGATGGTATCTGCATCTAAGTTAAACCGTGCAGAGCAAAATGCTAAATCTTTCGTTCCGTATATGGAAAAGATTCAAGAAGTAGTAGCGAGCATTGCGCAAGGAAGTAAAGGGATTAATCACCCAATGCTAAATGCGCGTCCTGTAAAGCGTACAGGGTACATCGTTATTACATCTGATCGCGGACTAGCAGGTGGTTATAACAGTAACGTATTACGTACGGTAAGTAACGTAGTTCGTGAACGTCATAATATGGATTCAAACCAATATTCAATTATTGTGCTTGGACGACTAGGACGTGATTATTTAAAACGTCGCGGCTTTAACATCATTGATGAAGTAGTTGGATTATCTGACCACCCATCATTTACTGATATTAAAGATCTTGCTTCTCGAGCAATTGCGATGTTCGCAGATGGTGCTTATGATGAGCTGTACATTTACTACAACCATTACGTAAGTAAAATTTCACAAGAAGTAACGGAAAATAAAATTTTACCGCTTACTGATGTGGCGTCTGACAAACCGACGACAGCTTATGAATTCGAACCTTCTGAAGAAGAAATTTTAAAAGTATTATTGCCACAATACGCAGAAAGCTTAGTGTACGGTGCATTACTAGACGGTAAAGCAAGTGAACACGCGGCGCGTATGACAGCAATGAAGAGTGCTACAGACAACGCAATGGAAGTTATCGATTCACTTACACTTTCATTCAACCGTGCACGTCAAGCAGCGATTACGCAAGAAATTACGGAAATCGTTGGTGGAGCAGCAGCGTTAGAATAG
- the atpE gene encoding F0F1 ATP synthase subunit C: MSLGVIAAAIAIGLSALGAGIGNGLIVSRTIEGVARQPELKGALQTIMFIGVALVEALPIIGVVIAFIVMNK; encoded by the coding sequence ATGAGTTTAGGTGTAATCGCAGCTGCAATTGCAATTGGTTTATCAGCATTAGGTGCAGGTATTGGTAACGGTCTTATCGTATCACGTACAATCGAAGGTGTTGCTCGTCAACCAGAATTAAAAGGCGCACTTCAAACAATTATGTTCATCGGGGTTGCTTTAGTTGAGGCACTTCCAATCATCGGTGTAGTTATTGCTTTCATCGTAATGAACAAATAA
- the atpC gene encoding F0F1 ATP synthase subunit epsilon, giving the protein MKTFPVSIVTPDGPVYEKEVEMVSVKAESGEMGILPGHIPTVAPLKISAVRLKNGGHTDYVAVSGGFIEVRPDKVTILSSSAEEANHIDIHRANESKRRAEQRMQDKQAHVDFRRAEMALQRAVNRLNVSDMK; this is encoded by the coding sequence ATGAAGACATTTCCAGTCAGTATTGTAACTCCTGATGGACCGGTTTACGAAAAAGAAGTAGAAATGGTAAGCGTAAAAGCAGAGAGTGGGGAAATGGGGATCTTACCAGGTCACATTCCAACTGTTGCACCATTAAAAATTAGTGCGGTTCGTCTGAAAAATGGTGGGCACACTGATTATGTAGCAGTAAGTGGTGGCTTTATCGAAGTTCGTCCAGATAAAGTAACTATATTATCATCATCTGCTGAAGAAGCAAACCATATCGATATCCATCGTGCAAATGAATCGAAACGTCGCGCTGAGCAACGTATGCAAGATAAACAAGCACATGTTGACTTTAGACGTGCAGAAATGGCCTTGCAGCGTGCTGTGAACCGTTTAAACGTTTCCGATATGAAATAA